The DNA region TGACAAGAAGGTCATTTCGGGAGCGGTGACCATCGGTGGCGACTGTGCGCCCGAACCGATGAACGGCACCTTCACGTTTACTTTGCAGGCGAAGAAGTAGCGGGGGCGATCGGCCGGACGGCAGCGCCGTCGGCCAGGTCTCTCAACAACTGGAATGGACCGGCGACGATGGAGGCGCCCTCGTCGACGCCGGTCACTTCGATGGTCAGGCCACCGATGATGCCGGTGGTGACCGGAGTGAATATGGCCCGGCGGTCTTTGATGACAAAGACTCCGCTCTTGCCGTCGCGCTGCACCACCGCCTGCAGGGGAACGGCCAGCACGTTGCGGCGCTCGGCCACGAGAATTTCCGTGTCGCACGTCAGGCCTGGGCGCAGCAGTGCGACGTCTCCCTCAAGCCTCACTTTCACGCGGAACTCGCGCGCGGACGCCTGTGTGCCGATTTGCGGCAGGGCGCTGGCGCCCACCTCCGCCACTTGCCCCGTGTAGGAACGTCCCGGCAGCGCGTCCAGCGTCACAGTGGCGGCGTTGCCGGCCGCCAGGCGAAGGACGTCCGCCTCGGCCACCTTGACCTCGGCGTTGATCGCGCTGAGATCAGAAATCGTCATGAGGATCGAGCCAGGCTGATTCTGGACGCCCATCACCACCATCTCACCCTCTTCGACATCGAGGCGCGTGATGACACCGGCGATGGGGGCGGTGATTTCGGTCTTGGCCAATTGGTCCTGGACGCGGGCACCATCGGCGCGGCCCTGGGCCACACGCTGCGACGAGGCGCTACGCGCTTGCTCGGCCGTGGCAAGCGCGGCCTTCGCAGCGTTGACTTGTGCGTTGGCCGTGTCGGCCGCAGCGGCGGCCGCTTCGAATTCAGACTGCGCGACCAAGCCCGACTTGAAGAGGTCGCGGGCACGTTCGAGTGCCCGTTGCGCTTCGGTTTGCCGCGACGTGGCCACGGCGACCTCGGCTTGTGCCGCACGCACCTGGGTGCCCGAGCCCTCCGCCTCGGCCTCAAGGGCGCGAAGCGCGGCGGCCGAAGAGGCGACGGCGCTCTGTGCCTGCACCGGATCGATGCGCGCCAGCACCTGGCCGGCGGTCACGCGGTCACCTTCACGCACGCGCAGGCTGACCAACCGGCCCATCACCGATGAACCGAGGTCGGCATACCGCGTGGCCACAATTTCTCCAGAGGCCGTGACATATGCGCGAAGGGTTTCCACACGACCGACTGTGACGATATCGACGGCGATGGCATCGGTCTGGCGACCGGACCACCACCACCATCCACCAACCAGCACCAGGGCAGCAACGACAAGAAGGATGCGACGAGACATACCCGCTTATACTCACACAGTGGCAGGCTCTGCGGGGCGACAGTGGTTTTCTCTACAGGAATCTTTTCGGCAGGCGGCGCGTACTCTGGCGACAAACCGGCTGCGCGCGGGGCTTGGCGCGCTGGCGATTGCGGTCGCCGTGGCCACCCAGGTGATCGTGGTGTCGGCGCTGGACGGCGTGGCCGCATTCGCCGAGACGTCCACGGCTCGTGCCTTTGGCTCTGACACGTTTCTCCTCGCGCAGATCGCGTCACCCGGCCGGATTTCGCGCCGGGAATTGCAGGAACAGCTCCAGCGGAACCAGCCCCTGCGGCGAACGGACTGGCGTTTCCTCGATCAGCAGGCCGGAGGCCTGGTGCAATACGCCCCAAGCGTCCAGACCATCGCGGAAGTGACGGCGGGCGGACGCGTCTACGAGACCGCGGCCGTGTCGGGCACCACGTCGGTGCTGGCGGACCTTCGCGATTTGGCCGTCGCCCAAGGGCGTTTCCTGACGATCGAAGACGACCGCGGGGGGGCGGCCGTGGCGGTAATCGGCGCGGATGTCGCAGACGCGCTCTATCCCACCAGCGACCCGCTCGGGCAAGGCATTCGTGTGGCGGGCCGGCGGTTTGTGGTGGTTGGCGTGCAGACGAGGCTGGGCAGCTCCAGCGGCGCGTCGCTCGACCGTTCGGTGTGGATCCCGATCCTGGCCTGGGAGCGCGCGTTTGGCACGCCACGATCGTTGCCATTGTTTGCGAAGGCGACGCCGTCCTCAACGGCCGTCGCGGCCGAGGATCGCGCGCGGGCGTCGCTGCGTGCCCGCCGGCAACTGGCGCCGGGCACTTCCGACACCTTCGACGTGCTCACGCCCGACGCTGCGCGCGGCTTTGTCGCCAATCTCTCGCAGCGCATCGGCGTGGCTGCCGGTCCCATTTCACTCATGGCCCTCCTCGCGGCCGTCGTCGTGGTCACCAACACCGTGCTGGTGTCGGTGACGCAACGCACGCGCGAGATCGGCATACGGCGGGCGCTGGGCGCGCCGCGCTCCCAGATCATGCGCGAGGTGGTGGCCGAATCGGCGCTGACGGCGATTGTGGGCGGCGTGGCCGGCATTGGCGTGGCGGTGGCGCTGGTGGCGTCGCTGGCCGCGGTGCTGGCGCTGCCGCTGGATGTGCGCGCGACGACGGTTGGCTGGAGCCTCCTGGCGTCGGCGGCCAGCGGACTGGTTGCGGGGTGGTATCCGGCGCGGCGTGCTGTCAGGCTGACTGTGGTGGAGGCCATGCGTGTCGAATGATCTGACGCCTCCCGGCGCGGCAGAACGCTGGCGGTCGGCGGTTGTCGAAGCGGGCACGCTGGCGATTGAATCGGTCCGCGTACAGACGGCGCGATCGGTGTTGGCCGTCATCGGCCTGATCATCGGCATCGTGACGGTGGTGCTGGTGTCGTCCACGCTGGTCGGCCTGCGCAACTCCGTGGCGCAGCTGTTTCGTGAACTGGGCACCGACAACATCTTCGCGTTTCACCGGAACGGCGATCCGTATACGCCGGCATCGGACGCCGATGCCTCGCGCCGCACATTGAACAGGGCTGACGCCGATGCCATCGCGCGTCTGGCGCCCTCGGTACGCGGTGTGGCTGCGCAGCTGCTGGTGCCCGCGGTCACCAGCACGCGAGTGATCACGGCGCGGGCTGGGGGGAACGAATCAGACACGGTACTCATTGAGGGTGTCACGCCGAACTTTTTTGCCGTGACCGACACGCCGTTTGGGTCAGGGCGGCCCTTCACCGAGACCGAGGATCGCGTGGGCGCGTCAGTGGCCGTGCTTGGCGCCAACATCGCGAAGGCCCTGTTTGGCCCGGTGACACCCGTGGGGCAGTCGTTTCTGCTCGGCGGGGATCGCTACTACGTGGTGGGCGTATTGGCGCCCAGGCAGGGGACGTTTTTCGGGGAAAACCGGAACGACAACGTCGTGTCCATTCCGGTGGAGACCGCGTCGCGCCGATTTCCAGAG from Acidobacteriota bacterium includes:
- a CDS encoding efflux RND transporter periplasmic adaptor subunit → MSRRILLVVAALVLVGGWWWWSGRQTDAIAVDIVTVGRVETLRAYVTASGEIVATRYADLGSSVMGRLVSLRVREGDRVTAGQVLARIDPVQAQSAVASSAAALRALEAEAEGSGTQVRAAQAEVAVATSRQTEAQRALERARDLFKSGLVAQSEFEAAAAAADTANAQVNAAKAALATAEQARSASSQRVAQGRADGARVQDQLAKTEITAPIAGVITRLDVEEGEMVVMGVQNQPGSILMTISDLSAINAEVKVAEADVLRLAAGNAATVTLDALPGRSYTGQVAEVGASALPQIGTQASAREFRVKVRLEGDVALLRPGLTCDTEILVAERRNVLAVPLQAVVQRDGKSGVFVIKDRRAIFTPVTTGIIGGLTIEVTGVDEGASIVAGPFQLLRDLADGAAVRPIAPATSSPAK
- a CDS encoding ABC transporter permease, which gives rise to MAGSAGRQWFSLQESFRQAARTLATNRLRAGLGALAIAVAVATQVIVVSALDGVAAFAETSTARAFGSDTFLLAQIASPGRISRRELQEQLQRNQPLRRTDWRFLDQQAGGLVQYAPSVQTIAEVTAGGRVYETAAVSGTTSVLADLRDLAVAQGRFLTIEDDRGGAAVAVIGADVADALYPTSDPLGQGIRVAGRRFVVVGVQTRLGSSSGASLDRSVWIPILAWERAFGTPRSLPLFAKATPSSTAVAAEDRARASLRARRQLAPGTSDTFDVLTPDAARGFVANLSQRIGVAAGPISLMALLAAVVVVTNTVLVSVTQRTREIGIRRALGAPRSQIMREVVAESALTAIVGGVAGIGVAVALVASLAAVLALPLDVRATTVGWSLLASAASGLVAGWYPARRAVRLTVVEAMRVE
- a CDS encoding ABC transporter permease — its product is MSNDLTPPGAAERWRSAVVEAGTLAIESVRVQTARSVLAVIGLIIGIVTVVLVSSTLVGLRNSVAQLFRELGTDNIFAFHRNGDPYTPASDADASRRTLNRADADAIARLAPSVRGVAAQLLVPAVTSTRVITARAGGNESDTVLIEGVTPNFFAVTDTPFGSGRPFTETEDRVGASVAVLGANIAKALFGPVTPVGQSFLLGGDRYYVVGVLAPRQGTFFGENRNDNVVSIPVETASRRFPEAEQTVLYVQAREGVRETARSETETILRLTRQVPPGAPSDFNLSTADQIIAQFDRIGAQIFFATIGLALVSLVIGGIGIANVMVISVTERTREIGLRLAIGARRQDVRLQFLMESAILAGIGGLAGVGIALALGALAAVFAPAFPALPPVWAVLAGVISAVVVGVVAGYWPARSASRLDPVEALRYE